The following DNA comes from Cololabis saira isolate AMF1-May2022 chromosome 7, fColSai1.1, whole genome shotgun sequence.
GACGGGAAGCTGAAGCCTCAGGAAGCATtgaagtttttcatcaaattggTTCATTCAAGCACAACGATTCTTTCGGATTCAGTTGCTCTCCTGGCCCCCTGGATGCCTCTCTAGAGAGGTgatccaggcatgtcccactgggaggagacccaggACTATGTCTCCTCTATATCTCTatgggtgagggaagtctgggtatctctgctcagactgctgcTCCCCTGACCATGaaattgaatggatggatggatggatggatggatatatttttaaaataaaaaataaaacaacttatacatttcatgacaaattatttcataatggtatatttattcatttcatgaATATTTTGCATTGCCACTTTtatttcagggctctttttACTTCATTTTCTTATATTCAAATGAAGGGTGGTGATTTTCTATGTAGATTTGGCCAGTTGTAATCTTCAGGGGATTCGCACGAGGGACAGGAAAtcaggaaaacaaaaagaaccgATGAACACATAAACGAAGAGGAAGAGCAAAACATTTGGGTGGATCTGGACCTTTACTTGATGTTTCAGATTTGaatactgtaaaatatctgAGACTAAAAGCATTTCAGATGATTTTAGAGAGGCTGTTAACCACCTTGGTGGACTCGCAGCACGTTACCTACACCAGCCTCAACCACCAGATAATCCCTTTCCACAACCACTGTTCAAGAGTCAGGACTGGGGCTGCAACCGTAGAGGCTGGGACTGTAGACGACAGGTGGGAGGAAGCTTGGAAtcctctgacagtaacaaaGACTTGAGCATGAGGTTTCCATAGCAGCGATGAAGACCTGGGCTAAGACATTCAAGACCAGAGTAGAGATGACTCTGCAGAGGCTTGGGAGACCCTGCCTCCTGTAAGGAAGACCTTGGcagtttaatttgtttttgtttatatcGCACCCTGGCCCAAGGGAAATGCTCTTTCAGTTTCTCTACATGTCCTGGAAGTATAGTTGAATTGACAGTCAAGTTGACTTGAACTTTGACTATGACTTGGGAAATTTGTGATGTGGCGTAAGTGGCAAAGATCTTGTCTGAGACATGGTGGGCCTTGGCAGAGGAGTCAGTCCCACCCAACATAAATCATGGAGACTTTGCAAGGACCTGCAAAGACCTTTGCTCTTTGCAGGTGGGGGTCATGAACCTGTTTATCTTAAACTAGCCTTATGGTACTTCCTGTCAAATAAAAGCACACTAACTAACTGTTTCAGGCTTTATGAAATAAAGCCATAACCTACAAAAAATGTAGCAGAAATAATGTTGTACAGCAAAGAAAAAGTTCTTCTTCAAATGGTTATTGTCATCATTTAATAGTAATGTAATTTTTATTCTTCAAAACTATTTTCAAGAAATAACTTTCATACTACaagaaaaatatagaaatattGTAAAAGAGATGTCTGTTGATCCtccgtaattttttttttgagtgatGGAAAATCACCATCGTACATTTCACAAAAGCTTTTGTTGTGTAAAGGCAACAAAAGAAGGCACGTATTATTTCCACTGTGGTTGACAGTGAAACGTCAACCACAAACGTCCAATCAGATTGTTTTAAAGTTGTCCACTCCCTCTTGCCACGGTTATATGAAGCCAACTCATCTCAGGATGTGCTTTTATTTAAATGCAGCCTCTCGTGGATTAATCTGAAGATGTGTTTCCTAATTTATGCTCTGTTGGTGATCAGACAAGGATGTAAGTACATTAGAAatctctctttttctcatttataaattaacagtGAGTTAAATTTCTTTCGGCGGTTATCTTCCAGGTTGCACAGATGATTATATATTTGGGACAAAGACCGTTTCTGTTGGACAAAGTGTGACCTTGACCTGCCCTCGTGAGAAGACTCTTTCAAATGTAGAAACTTTCTATTGGATGAGAATTGTTTCTGGAAACCAGCCGGAAGTCTTGGGAGCAACATTCACCCTTGATGGTGACAGCACTAGTAAAACTCCTGACATCACTGCAAAACAAGAGAAACAAACTTTTATTCTACATATCAAGGAAACTAAACTGAATGATACCGGTCTTTACTTTTGTATTAAAGTCTATGCCTTGGACATGCTGTTTTTGAAGGGAGAATTCCTGAGGATTAAAGGTAAACAAAAGTAAATCCTTAATTatgaaattatattttaaaataatagtTTTGTAATAAATAGGCAAATTAAACATGCTTCCtaattcttttcatttttctttttcaggaccagaaccagatacAATTGCTGTTTCTCAAGTGTCTCCATCTGATCCAGTCCATCCAGGAGAACAAATAACTCTGGATTGTTCAGTCTTTTCTGACTCTGAGAAGAAAACATGTCCATCAAATGTGTACTGGTTCAGAGCTGGATCAGATGAGTCTCATCCTAGTTTGATTTAtgctcataaaaacagttctggagaCTGTAACAGTAGTCCTGAGACTCGCTCTGCTCAGAAATGtgactacagcttctccaagaCCGTCAGCTCCACTGATGCTGGGACTTACTACTGTGCTGTGGCCTCATGTGGACACATATTATTTGGAAACGGAGCTAAACTGGAGATCAAAGGTATgtggttatttttcttttcagtcCAACATGATAATGATGGTTAGGATCTGGTAAAATCcataacattttttattttgtttttaaatcttattTTAGACTCTTCATCCTACTGTGTAATCTTatcagtaaaaaacaacaaaaaaacttgaTGATAGATACTCTCTATTTCTTTCCACCCTCAGACATGTGGGATTTACAAATGGCCAATATGATTCTCTGTCTGCTTTGTGCTGCTTTGACAACAAGTCTTGTTGTAATAACCTTCCTCGTTTACACCCTCAAAAAGAAAAGTTGCAGTCGTTTCAATGGTAACTAAAGTTATATACATCAATCTACAAGTTAGTTACTTGCAAGTACTAACACTGGATTTAATTTGTTGTTACTAAAATCATCTGTTACTGAAAATAGATCCTGTAACGACCTGTGGTGATCCAGAAATTCAAGAGGTAATGTGTAAAGATCACATTATTGCAACAACGTAATGTTGGATGAGACTGTTGACCTCTCTTAGCATTGctgtataaatgtatattttttctcttagaGATACGAGGACTCTGTGTTTTACTCTGCAGCGATCTTCAGTTTGATGAAAGCCAACAGTGCAGACAGCAGGAATGTTTAAACAACGCAGAAGGAAGTCTACACTGATGTCAGCGTTTTTGATACTAAGTTTAAATTTTCACCCCTGGAACCAGTGGAACAGTTGCATAATCATTAATCTTGTATTTCGTATAATGTTAATGTATACCAATATAACTTGGATTATATgtattaaatgcagttttaataTATCAGCacagtttttttctaaataaaaagatCTAACATATGAATAAAAGCCACATCTATAATTTAACAATGGatgtattcaactaaaactgtATTAGTAGCTtcatatttcatgttttattcaACAGCCTCCCCTTACTTTACAATTAAGTAGCTTCAATCATTGCAGAGGGCAACTTGCATATGTACCTTCCTATAACTGATCGATTATAGCGTGATTGCTTCCTGCTTATTAGAGCAGTATATTAAAATAAAGTTGCTAAATTGTGTTGAATTCCCTTATGTGTcgtaattgtgtttttatttaatcttaatTTATCGAGGAAAAATCCATTGAGATAAGAAAATCTCTTTACATCGTAATTCCCTAATCTGCACAATGAGCATGTTGCACGTTTCTTTtgaataattattaatattctAAAAAGAATCTGAGATGGTCTGTAGACCTGTCCTGTACCCCTGACtttgtaaaatgtatttataaagcatTTATAAAGCACAACTCATTCATTAGGACATATCTTTTTCTGCAAGAGCagtgttgttcagtgagagaaggAGTCTGATTCTGTGGTGGAGTTTCTATTTTGCTcggtgcttgtgtgggttctctCCAACATCCTCACAGTCCATAAACATGCATGTTAGTGTTGATGATAGTGGTCACTGCCACCTGGGGGACTCAACTCCAGGAAATTAAAATAGCAAACACACAGGTACGAATGATTACAGGGGCAAGAGCTGTCTGTCTTGTGTGCGTAAAAAGTACaccatcatacatccatccattttctatacccgttttatcctttgcagggtcacgggggtctgctggagccgatcCCAGCTCATAACAGAGAGGCAGGTCCACCCTGGATGGGTCGCTAGTCCATCGCATGGTACTCCATCATTGCTTGTGACCTTTATTGCTCTGTCCTTCCATTTCCCTCCAGGCTGTAACACTTGAAGGGTGGACAGACATGCCAACAAGAATGCTAGATTACAAACGCTTCACTGGGTTGCTGAAAGATGACACATGGGCTTCTTCATTGTTCCATCTAGACTGCAGAGCCTAGGACAGAAGAACTGTAAAGCATTTAAATAGTTTTGTTTTTCCCACCAAGCATGGTGTGGTGCTGCCCCAGTGTTTCATGACAGAAAGGTGTAAACATAACCGACTAGCTGCAGACTGGAGCTCCTGTCAAAATAGCCTTTAGAAATAGTCCTTGTTTACATCCTTGGACAGTCTGCACGCACTGTTCTTGACGTCTTAGCCAAGAAAAAACAATCACACGGTGTGAACCCTGCTTCgcatgtattatttatttttcgttattttcatttttgcaTCTTCAGTGTTGTGCTATTTTTATCtaatacaagaaaaaaatgagaCCTCATTCCAGAAATCTCCTTGTGTCCATCCAACGCCATGATTCTGACCTGTAATGTCTCAGTTTGACACACAGGTGGGACACGTCTACAAGTCCTTTGCAAGTCCTTTGTAAGCTCATTACTCCTCAAAAGTAATAGATCACTTGTTCCCCCGAGAGCTGAAAGTTTTTGAGATCTAAACGAAATTTCTGTGATGTTTCTGTGAAAATACCACAGAAATGGAGTTCAAAAGAGCCGTTTTCAACCATATCTACAGCTCTGTTCACAGCAGCTGCTTTAAAGGGGCCGCTCGGCTCCATATGTGCCTATTTCAATGTTGGCATTAAAGCTTTGTGCTGCACACTTCCAAGGTGCAGTAAGTGCAGGAAGATGTGAAGATAAAAGGAGATAAGGATAAAGATCTGGCTCAAGTTTTCTCTTTTATGAATGTTTTCTCTCCTATTGCCTTTTACGCTTGTCGTTTTTTGATGTTTAACTTCTGGTTCAGAGGACAGTGTTGTCAGTAAATCATGCAACCAAATCAGCCAGATATATTCGACTGCCGGTCTGCAGGTTGATGAGTTCATATCATTTGGTTTCTGTGCCACACATGTGGACAGAGGACGGATGGAAGCTTACGCAACTTCACACAATTAGAATTCAAATACAGCTGTATGAAATCCTAATAACTGAAGTGATGTTTCaaaacttacaaaaaaaaaaaccaaggacattttttttttaaattgtcctGCAGAAAAAAGTCACTGAAAGGCAGGTACTTTGAGGATGTCCTGGAGTCTGTGCACATGCATGACCAGAAGCTTTAGCGCctttttttcaaacacttttttagaTAAATGTGACTTCTATACAGAATTTTCAATTTGAATAAGCAAAAAATATTGAATATAACATTCAAAATACTGCTTGAAAtctaaaacaaaatgaaaaccaaCAAGGAAATGCAGAGAAGTCAACATCTACATTTAGTTCAGCCATACATTTGTACACTTGGTCCACATTTTCTGTACAGCTAATTTTTCTGGCCACTGAACATCTGTATCCTGCATTTCTCCAAGTTTCCACGTGAATACGAGCTCTTTAAGTCAGCTAAATGTATCAAATGAATCTAGGGGGGAAGTGGTGAGACCTAAGCCACAGATCATAAAGAAGTTGTGTTCACTCAAAAtctctcctcttttctcttttgcttAGAGGAAAACAAAGACTGACTTCCTTTCTTACTTCCTGCTACTGACTTCCCCCTTTGCATTTCCGTCCAACTATAAACAAAAGCAGTGAGGTTTTTTACTGTTGTTTTCTTATATAAAGGCCATCAATTTGACagtttaaatgtgctataaCACGAACAGATAAAACTAGAATTGTCACACTATAATACTACAGTTATAGTAGTGATACTAATAGTTCTACTGACACGATGCAGTTGCTCTGAAAACGGCTCTATTGTCCTTAGTTTCCCTTCATGTGCTCATGGAAACACAAAATTACACAGAAACATGCAGTTTCATCACAGCTGGTGTCATTAACAGCTTAACTTAATAGTTTGTATCCTCAATGTGGTGCATGTAAAATCAAATTTCTTCTTTGACAATTAGTCTCACTATTGTCACGAGAACAACAAGCAAAGCCACATGAAACGGGCACATTAACAGACACAAGCTGTGGTAGCTGTCTTCCTGCCCTTTGACCAACAACTGCAGCCGTTTCCTCAGAACAGATCAGCCTATGAGCTTCAACCACATTCGAAGTGAGAAAAGTGCTGCAGGACGCTTCAGCAGGCTGGTTTTAGTTGAGCTGCAGCTGTTCATTGTTTGAGCTTTTAATATACTACCACTTCCATGAAATGGAATAATTAACAACTAC
Coding sequences within:
- the LOC133446782 gene encoding signal-regulatory protein beta-2-like isoform X1 — encoded protein: MCFLIYALLVIRQGCCTDDYIFGTKTVSVGQSVTLTCPREKTLSNVETFYWMRIVSGNQPEVLGATFTLDGDSTSKTPDITAKQEKQTFILHIKETKLNDTGLYFCIKVYALDMLFLKGEFLRIKGPEPDTIAVSQVSPSDPVHPGEQITLDCSVFSDSEKKTCPSNVYWFRAGSDESHPSLIYAHKNSSGDCNSSPETRSAQKCDYSFSKTVSSTDAGTYYCAVASCGHILFGNGAKLEIKDMWDLQMANMILCLLCAALTTSLVVITFLVYTLKKKSCSRFNDPVTTCGDPEIQERYEDSVFYSAAIFSLMKANSADSRNV
- the LOC133446782 gene encoding signal-regulatory protein beta-2-like isoform X2, producing the protein MCFLIYALLVIRQGCCTDDYIFGTKTVSVGQSVTLTCPREKTLSNVETFYWMRIVSGNQPEVLGATFTLDGDSTSKTPDITAKQEKQTFILHIKETKLNDTGLYFCIKVYALDMLFLKGEFLRIKGPEPDTIAVSQVSPSDPVHPGEQITLDCSVFSDSEKKTCPSNVYWFRAGSDESHPSLIYAHKNSSGDCNSSPETRSAQKCDYSFSKTVSSTDAGTYYCAVASCGHILFGNGAKLEIKASDMWDLQTANVILCLLCAALTTSLVVITFLVYTIKKKSCSCFNGN